One Hevea brasiliensis isolate MT/VB/25A 57/8 chromosome 6, ASM3005281v1, whole genome shotgun sequence genomic window, CCAAATCACCTTAAGTAGCCAAAATCAGTGCTTCATCTTTTACATCCAATTTGGACGGCTTCTTCTATAGCTGAGATAGCATAAATTCTCCTTCAATAATCAATCTTCAATGCTTCTTCACGCTATAGAAATAGATCAATAAAGGGGGAAACTTCAATCACAAGGGATTATTAACCAAGAATCTTCCCTTTAATCTTCCTTTTATTTCCATTGGCCAATAGAGAGTAAAATTTAGAAGAATTAGAGACTGCTTTTTGTTGACACGGATGAGGGAGAACAAATTAGAGAGTTTTAAACTAGCGTCATCTTTGGCACCTAAACTTGTAACCTATAAGTCAGTTAATAAGAGATGAGAGGTGTTTTCATCAAAGGTAAAAATtcatttatgaaaattaattttaaaggaaAAACAATACATGATTTAATTGTAATTCATCCTCCAAGTATAATGAACTTAAGAGCTTTGATTAGACACCAGCTTTGTAATATCCACCACTGAAATAACAAAGCATAACCTCATATTATATTACCATTTCATGTTCCTGTAAACAATTTCATTACTCTGGAATGCCATAACCAAAACTAACTCCATCCCATAACCCAAACTGAACAAAATCAAAATTCAAAGAGACAATCACTTAAAACATGAAATATTGGCCCACAAGAACACTTGAGATGAACACTAACCAAAATGTCTTAAAGTACAGTACCGTTCTTGAGTTATAACAATGACCATTCAAAGGAAAAGGTGAATGAAGAGATAGGAGTGAGAATTCAATTGTGTTCTACAAGGATAAATTACCCAGTGATCCAATCCCCCTCCCCCCTTCCCCACAAAAACCCACCATAAAATTAAGACATTCACTTGATACACACGAACAGCAAAGAAACGCCTGTAAAGGATCATAACATTTCTTGTGATTTTCTCACGCAGCGGCTAACTTTTTTCTTGAACTCCTCTCTCCTTTCTCTCCATTCCTTCTGCATAAGAGATGCAAATATAAGTTGAAACAAATTTAGGTAAGCAAAGCTtctctttccttcttttttttttttttttttttaccaaaaggACACAATTGAAGTTtgtaaaatcttttgccaaattatCAAGCAACTGACTTCCCGACCATGATAACAAATAACAAATAACAAAAACAATCCAACACATGGCATCAATTTATTGCTTAGAAGAGAAAGCAGTTCAGTAATTTGATGAGAAGCTGTAATCCATAAACACATATCACACAATTAGAAAATATTTATAGATAATGTGTCCTATGTGGTCATGTTTAGCAGCTTCTGATTTCTATGTACACTTGTCTCATAGAGAACAAAAAGTTGAGAACAATAAAACCAGCCCACTTTGTCCTGTTAGCATCAAACAGGCGTATGATTGAATTAATTCCAAGGATTAGTGGAATTGAAACTATAATCAAATGTACGGAATGAACAATTTGATTCCAGAAATATCTGATGTCAATAAACATACACAATGCACCGAGCAGCAAGCCCCCAGGAAAAGTAAAGTAGCAAACACCATTTGCAACAAAGATAATACAATGAAACTTTCTCAAGAATACTTAACCAATGTATAAGCATTCAGAATATGCAGCACAAAAAATTCAGAAAATGACATCCTATTGGCAACTGGAAGCAACAATATGCAAACTTTGTTCAATCAAAAACAATATTAGATTTGGCAATTTCGTGTATGATCCATCAAAAGCCCCTTCCACAACTAGCTAATTTCATATATAATCCACAAGAAGGATTTACATGCAAATGAAATAACAAAAACATTAAAAACACCACTGAACAGAGTTAAGTTGCCAAAATACAAGACAGTAACAAGAAATTCAATTATCACTTACTGCAGCTTCAACATTTGCTGGAGATTCATCATTAGGACTAGAAAGCATTGATATGATACTCAACACTATACTTTCAACCTGCCCGGAAATGGAAAGATTCATCATACTCCACAAATATGATTATATATGCAAAAATAACCAATTTTGGGTTCTCAAATGATGAAGGGAACAGAAAGGTATTTCATTATAGTAGCATTACAAATAAGGACACTGGTTGTAATTGCAAAGCCAATGGAaaacatggaaaaaaaaaattttattccatttaaaaaaaaaaaggaagagagaaaatgggaggtcATTGATGCATCTCAAGGTACATCCACCCTCACCAATTGAATCCTTTCAATTGCATATAATCAAGACAATAGCCTGATATAATTCACAGTAATTATCATACCCCCATAGTCCTTTGCTACCTAATTGATTTCTTGACATAAATTGTTGGTGATTGATTTTGACAATTTAAAAAGGTACGTATAGAAAAAACAAAATTTGAAAGCAGAAAATAAAAGCAATTGACATTCCAGGTCAAGGTTGTTTTGGAGTTTGAAGACAGTTAGGTTATGGTGAAATCCATCTATCTCGATACTATTTGCTTTCTCGATATACTttggaaagaaagaaaaaggttatCAATTGTAAATAAGGCCAACACTCACCGTAGCACTATATTCAGTAGTCTTATTAAGGATTCAACTTAAAATGCACAGGAAGCAAATAACTATAAACATATCGAAGAAAAAGCAACTTCTAGAAGCATAAAATTATTCTACAGAAACAGCATCTTGCAATCTTGCATACACACTTGTTCAAAAAGCCATTTTGATAATCAAACAAGTTGCTTTGGTTCCAGAGTCTGCTTCAAGACCACTCAGAATCCTAAGTTCTCCAGCACTCAAACATAAAAGAGACATATTTTTCCCTTCCTTCAATTGGGTTATAAACTGTATCCTCGATATTGTTATGAAATTCTGTTCTTTTAACTTAGAATCAGCCAGTTCTcgattcaaatccatcaaatagTTTTGATCCTCTCTATCCCCTCGTTGATACAAATCCATCTAAAGAACTGCCTATTACCATGAATCAATGCTGAATCAACAGAATTGGATAGGCCGAATGTATTGATTCCTTTTTCATAGGTCCAACCCAAATCCAATTGAACCTAACTAGTTTAAAAATCAAGTTTAATTATTTCTACCTTACTTTATTGTGAAACGGGCCTGATAAAATCTCTCTCGAGActattaattaaacttaaaagcAACATAAGACTTTTTTGTTGTTCATAATCACTAAACAAACTCTCAGCCTTCTTCTTTTACCTAGTTTCTGCCTTTTCCCTTCAGTCTTCATTTGAAATTAGCCAGCCCAAAGAGCACAAGGTAAATTTTAACTCAATATCCCTCACTTCAGAATGGacattcattttttaatttttttcattgcCCCTCCAGCCACCCacccaacccccccccccccaaaaaaaaaaaagaagaaaaaaaaacctcCAATAGAGGGACAGCTATGAGTTTATTTTCCTTGTTCTATTTATACTGCACTACTGTTACTTCTACCTGATTGTATACCGTTAGCTTAATTTATTGATAGTCTACAATATATTGTTGTAGATGttatgtgttgccattttattatttttgttttacAGATATTGTGTTAGTGGATTGTCTGATATTGTGCTTTATCATACTCTATcacaagaaatatttaaaaaactacAGCAAAGGATCAATTTAAGTTACCGTCCTAACAAGAAACAACTAAACCATTACAATTCAAACCTTGAACAATTTTATGATTTCAATTCAAACTTGGAAGGGTTTTCTATAAGAAATGTCTCTCAATTTGTTTGACAAAATTTGTTCAGAACTTTCATTACATACACAACATTTAATTTGACCTGTAGTTTGCATGAAACAGTAGAGTATCATGTAAGAAggttttgataaaatttttagatCTGAGACCAAAAATTATAACTTTATTTCACATTGTAATTGTTGTTGTCTATtaaaattttaacttaaaattgctATACTTGATAAAGACGTCCTTTAAACACTTTCATTGATAAATTAAAAGGCATTTGAGGAAAAGATTGTCAGGGATTAAATTGAAAACTTTAATTGCTTCACGTTCAAATCTAACATTTTTTATGTCATAACATTAATTGAAACTAAACCttagtatattatttttttttttttctgttagactatataataatataattatcgaATATTTCATATTTTGATTCTTTACATTGACGTATGCAATTTTAAGTTGATTTTGAAAATATGTACTGCCGAATTTAATTGCTTTTAAGAATTTGCACCAAATTTTGCAATATATTCAATTCTAGATTAACAAATCAGGATTTCATTTCCTGCCTTGAATCTCTATTTGGCAACTATGCTTCAAAATTAGTCAAAATATTAGCATTCAATCtgtaattttcaaaataaatgtTTCAAGTTTGCCTTCAAAACTCCATTAATCAAAATGCAGAAAGGAGACATTAATTGTTAGCAATTATATGACATACTGTATGGACAGGCATCCAGCGTTCGCTTGCAAGCTCATAGCCATTTGGATCATCACCTGGAGGATGAAGAATTGATATGCAAACACGCCCATCAGGATAAACTGCAAATCAAGCAAGGACCAAAACAAATCATGAGCATTGCAATATGAAGTACAGAGAACCAAATTTACAATAAGTTGAAAATCAACCAACCATTAGGATGCCATATCTCTGAGGTAAACTTCACAGTTGGAGGGCTGTTTGGATAATTGGATGGAAAGCTCATTATGGCATTAAAAAATCCCCCTTCACTGCCATCATAGGATTTGTAAGTAAAAGGAAATGATCATTCAAGGACTCTACACTAAGCTAGATAAATGCTCTAGTTAATCACACAGAACACTGAAAAGATAATTAGTGATGATGATAATAAATCACTTTTTCAAGTAGCCATGAAAACTGAAATACTAGAAACAACTAATCATCAAAGTAACTAAACAAACAATAATGCCACACAGACTTGCAGGCCACCAAACGAATAAGGTCCATTTATCAAACTTTCAAaagcaaaaagaaaaaatataactCTTGTAAGAACACAATTAAGAAGTTAAACCAATAGATAGGAATAAAAAAAAACAAGCTTTTACTAACTCTTAACTCCAATCAATCATCCTGCTTGAAAGCTAAGAAAAAAAAATCGATATTCACAAAATTTTAGAACTCAAACAGGGATTGATTATCAAGATCATTCTCAAACTCGTCAAATAATTTATATTCCTATAGTTTCTCAGAAAAAGCCACAACAACCGAAGATTATGATAACATCAACTCCATGATCAGGCTAAAACCCTAAAACAAGCACATATCAAATCAAAACCACCCACTCTCAATAAAATTCCAGCTGAATTAATCAAATTTCCAAACGCCTATAAAAAGCAACAATTTCACCCCTCCCCCAATCCTATCTAATCAAACACAATcaccaagaaaagaaaagagcttTAAGCTAATCAAGTTGCAGAAAACAACACATACTAAAGCGTATCAGGCGGTCCAATAATGGTAACGCTCCATTCAAAGATATTATTCTCATCAACCAAGCCCGCGGAGAACCCATCCACCGGATTTTTACAAAGATCTGCACCCACCAAAACCCCGATCAATTAAATCAAACGCCGATCCAAAATCCCTCAAGAAAACGAAACAaaaagcaatagctacatacctTTAAGCTGTTTTTGAAGGAGCAGGCTGGCTTGAGATGCCATATTAGAAGAGCTTTAGACAGAGAAAGAACGTTCTAGAGAGAGAAACGAATGAACGAAGAAATTAAAAAGCCGACAATTCGTGGGCATTTATAGAAAGACCAGTTGCCACGTGGACTcgcattttaaattatatttcttttaaataaaaaattaagcaattcgttaataattataataatgtgGTGGCTGTTTGAAATTGAGTTTGAAAAGTCCTATCTGTTTCTTGAATAGAAATGTATTAGGATGTATTtggtatttattttttaaatatattattaaataatattaaaaaataattaaaaattaaatttgatctattttaattataagaatattaaaataataatataattttttttagaattattttccttaataatatttaaaataatatttttattcagaaaagtagttttaaattataaaacCCAATGTTAAATAGAATTTTAATGgtgttgaaaaaaataatttgaaaaaatttattttattattttagtattcttattattaaaatttatcaaatttaattttaaattattttttaatgctcCCTAACtaatacatttaaaaaaataattttctcgttTCAACGCCAGTATCAACACAGCCCTATAAAGAAAAAGTTACAAGCTAAAAAGCTCATTTTCGCCCTTAAAATATTATCTAATTGTCAATTAAacctttaaataaaatttaggtCCAATCAAATTtcttatatttcaattttatcaCGTGATTATAAATTTTGTGAGCAAGGCATGCAAGTGTGTCGGATGGTCATACCTTCATTATATGCTTAATTGCTTTGGTTTTCATACTAAATGGATATCATGGATTATAGAGTGTGTCAGTATAGTCTCCTACACTTTTTAGATCAATGGACGTCGGTAGAGTTTTCTTAAGCCTTCTCGGGGTCTTAGACAACAAGATCCTCTATCTCTATTTTTATTCCTGATTTGAGTAGAGGGATTGGTCCACAACATCAAGAAGTCAGAACTACATGGTGTTAGCATATCCAAAAGAGGTTCGGCTATGACACACCTTCTTTTCTCACACGACTCAGTCATTTTTTCTCACCTTGGGTGAGATGAGGAAGATTAAACAACTGCTATCAGATTATGCAGAGGTTAGTGGTCAACAATTAATTTTGCCAAATCAAGTCTAGTCTAGTTTTCAGTGATAATACTCCTTGTGATCTTCAGCAGAGAATTACATCTATCCTTAATATTACCAGAGTTGATAGGCTAGACAAATTCCTAGGCCTTCCTATAGAGATTCCTCACTCAAAAGAACATATCTTTTCCACCATAAGAGATCGTGTTTATAACAAAACAATGGGATGGAAGGAATAACTTTTATCAAAAGGGGGTAGAGAAGTTCTTAAAGGCAGTTACTATTATCATTCCAGTCTATGCAATGTCATCATTTCGCCTCCCTGCCAGCCTTTGCCATTTACTTTACTCGGCGGTTTCTAATTTTTGGTAGGGCCAAAAGCAAGAGGAAATGAAGATTCATCAGGATTCTTGGTACTCCATGTGTGATCTAAAAGCTAAAAGAGGACTATGATTCAAGAACTTAACAAGTTTTAATATGGCATTATTAGCTAAGTAAGGATGGCGCATCATGTCAAATCCTAATTCTCTATTGGCTAGATTGCTTAAAAGGAGATATTTCCCTTACTCCTCCTTCCTACAAGCGCAATTGGGCAACAGACCCTCATGGGGATGGCGAAGCATCTTATGGGGAAGGCAAGTTTTGGATAAAGTGGCGAAATAGCAAATGGGGGACGGACAAGCTATTCTGTGTAAAGAGCATCGCTGGATTCCGAAAAGCTTTCCTTCTTCTCCCTTAGTGAAGGAAACTCATAACCCCAATGTTGTATGGGCATCACAGTTGATTAATACAAACTCTAACAATTGGGTCTAGAAGTTCTTCGTAGCCACTGTCAAGGAGACGAAGTACAAAACATCCTTGCGATTTTGATAGGCTTGTTCAAACAAGCTAATAAAATTGTTTGATACTTTGATTAAAAAGGGCAGTACTTAATTAAATCAGGCTATTACATTGCTCGGACAATTCAACGAGCCTCTTCATTTGATGACACAGCTGGCCCTAGACCCTTATTGCAGCAAAATCTAGATGCCATATGGAAGAAAACTTGAGCAATCTCCTTACCTTTGAAGGTGTCGATTTTTCTCTGGAATCTCCTAAAGGTGTTGTGGGTATAGTGGTTTGGGATTGCAGAAGTAGCATTATTGATTAGTTTTGTAAGTTAGATCCCTTCCATTTAGATCCCCTAGTCCTAGAGAGCTTGGCCTATCGTGATGCAATCTAGTTGGCTCTTCAAAGAGGACTAAGAGATATTTAGATAGAAGGAGATTCAGAAATTATGTTCAATGCCCTTAAAGGAGGTGGGATTCCTATTGACATTGATAATCTGGTACAGGATATCCTTCACTTCGTTTCATACTTTGACAAGGTTGTTTTTACAATTGTTAAGCGTACTTGTAACAAAGTAGTTCACTATATGGCTCAAAAGGCATTACATGTTCGATTTTGTTTCTGATTATGTACTTCAGTATCATTTTGCAATGGGTGAACTACCCACTTAGTTTTTGTAATTGAATTTCTatctttagaaaaaaaaattaataaaatattattttaaaacttttaaaattaaaaatttaagaaattcatTCCTATCAtcttttcttcttcctcattcttCTAGAGGGAAATAAATTTCTACCTAGTAAACAAAaaatattcattttgtgtttCCCTTTAAAACATTCTTTTCAATATGTTTTTGCTAAATTTATCAAGTGAAATTTTGCTCAATCAGATCTAAATTACCATCTCAAGATGAAAGACATATATGCTCTTAGTTtgtcacttattcttactttgatGGAGTAATTCTGTAAGCTCTTCATCTTCATCTTGGAATCAAATCTTGGTGTCCTGGTGTTGGTCATTGGCCAAGCCCATTAAGCCCtaattgttattgttgttgttatcTCCAGAACCCATTTTGGAGATTAGGATTCAAGGTTTAAAGGCGAGAGTGGGAAATTCAAGTTTATGTTTGTCTTTAGGAAGCTGAAACTTTACTTCAGCTTTGAATAGTTTGCACATGGTTTTTAGATGGGAATGGAAGTTCAAATCCAAAAGTAAAAAAAGCACTACTGTTATTGGTCGTCATTTGAGTTTGCGTGCAGTGAAAGAGCATCGGAGGCGTAGCGTGTGTGTAAGTTGACTGCTGGCCATTATTTTTGGTGTTTAGTTgccaaaaaattaaaagaaaatctgaatttctttttgtttgctgtattttttatttaaattgaagatttgatattcataaatttttaataatacttTAATTATTGATCGGTATAGAAACAAATGAGAGAAATCGATGTTGGCCTTTGTTTTTGGTGTTTGGTTGTCAAAAAATTGAAGGAAAGCTTGGGTTTTAGTGTTTAGTTGCCAAGATATTGAAGGATAATATGAGTTTCTTTTCATttgctttaattttttatttaaatttcaacTTTTATATTTATaactattttaattattttgtgtcttgcaatgttattattattattattttgaattgtAATGTTATTTTACTCTTTTATTAACAGTATAAATTAACACCATTTAAATAGGGTTTGACTATTGAATTTTATGAGTATAAGAACTTAATGGGACTCGCTCAATTGACTCTTTGAGCATACTTCAAGTGTTAAAATGGGCCTTTggcaaaaaataaatatatacgaTTAAAAACTTTTGTTAAGAGATGATACAGGTAGAGGAGAATAATCTTCCGAGTAATAGCTAGACATTTTTTATTTTGGACTTCAGCTAATAACCATTCGTTTTTCATtttgaacaattaaataaattttttgtaaTATAGCCCTTTCAGAAACTTACTATTTGTGGCCTATAGAAGAGTTTAAATAACTAAACATCAATGGAAGAATATGTTGCACTATCAGTCTCTATTAATGAAAGATCATTGCTCGTACTTAAATATGTAAATTCACCAATAAAAATGAGTTAATGGTCCACATTGTATTTTGCCAAAGAGCTCATCAAATATGGAAAGAAACAAAAATAAAACTCTGCTAAGGAAGAGATAATAGAACCCCAGGAAAGTAGGACCGCAATATGTAAGAGagctcaaatatatttttaacggACAAAATTTAAGGAGATAAACCTATATATGTTCTAAACGAACATAGATCTAGGAGTTTATTgggaaaaaaataacaaaaaataacaaaaataaataaacaatgaTCTAGGGATAGCCATGAGTGAGAAATTCACCGATAGCCATTCATAGAAGAGATCtaaaggaagaaaggaaaagagaaagaagaagaagaagaagatgaagaagaaaaagaagaaggttTTTCTAGAGAGAAGATAGAACCCCTCTCTCTATAGTCTCTCCCTTTATTGAGTAAATTACTTTGCATAGaagatattttaaattatatatattaatattaaataataatattaatacatAAAATATATTACACATCacgataattataattaattaaattgtaatatgatcatttttaaataatatcaaaaaaattataaacaaattatatattttaaaactcCATGCATGATTAAAATAAACTAAATCTGAGGTGCGATTATGTACAGGATacaattttcatttccaatttacAAATAACATGGGTATCTTTTTAAGAGTTTCAGTGTTACATTCTTGGGTTTCTCATCCTACTTTCCCTTGGTAGAGAAGATTTTCCAAAAAGTTATTAGAAGAGCAAACTTTTGTCTTTTACTGGTAAAGTAACTTTGGCTAAAGGTTATGTTTAACGCTATTTCAGCTCATACTATGCAGACTGCTTGACTTTCtaattttatttgtttggtaattGAATGACTTACTAGGAGTTTTATTTGGAGTTTTTCAGCCGATTACGACCTTCCTTAGTTCGTTAAGATATTGTTTGCTCTCCTAAGTCTTGGGGTGGTTTGGGTCTTTGTCATATGCgtttagttaattatttcttTCCTTATGAAGGTAGACTTTAATATCTCTGGAAGGATTGAGAGTTTATGAAGTGGCTAATTATTAGATGCACTGGGAGTACCTTATCTCTCACAGAAAGCGAGTCCACCCTATAATGTAGAAAGTTAGTCCCACATGATTATAAAAGATAGTGCATGTGCACCGAGTGCACCTAATAATTTTTCTTGTAAAGTAGAATTTTTACGTAATATGTTAcagaaattttaagttttcatttacAGTCATCCAAAAGAAAAGGGTCATCATCATGGAGATAGGTGGTATCTGTCCAGTCCTTGGCTCTTAATGATTTGCCCTGGGTTGTCCAAAATGGATATAATGTTAAGTTTTGGAAAGATATATAGATTCCCTCTTATCATCAGCTTAGTTAGTTGATGCTAACATATTTAGATGCCTCAGTATCATTTTTTGTGGATTCTATTTAGGGGTAGAGATGCTATCTTTTCTTGCCCTTTCTTCCTGCTGTAATGAGGATTCAATTGTAAGCATTTTACCTCCTTCTAGTCTGCTTCAAAGGATGCATCGTCCTGGTCTTTTTCTAAGCATGGTGATTCACTATTCGATCAGCttacccttctctctctctctctttttttttttttttgtgggatCTAGTTTAGAGGTGGAAGTGTCCTGAACATATCAAATTGTTTCTTTGGTTAGTAGCCCATGGAAAAATCCTAACTGCTACTTAGTGATGGTTAAGGAATGACTTTTGATGCTAGTTATGCCTTGTGTGGTGGGGGGAGAttctcttatttatttattatattattgctgtTGTGCAATGGGATTTAGGTTTTCTAATGGACTATTCTTTAtggtctgtttttttttttttttttttttttaatgggtcTACCTCAGTGTGATTGTGTTGTTGTTATGGAAATGAAATGATATGATATAGTCATTAGTAGTAGAAGAAAGATAACTTAACTTTTAGTAgagattaataattaataaaattaataatcttaATCATAATCTTCTTTCATTTATTCTTGGCTTGTGGGTCGGGgggatggggggggggggggggtttggtTGGTTTGGCAATTTGGCCTATATCGACAAAGCCACCTACTTTCGTTCACCATGAGAAAATCCTGCCTCAAGACTTGTAGCTTTTGCACTCTTCTCAAAGTTATACTAAGGATAACCTTTTATATAGCTAGGGTTGTAAGGGtcccaaaataaaattatatccCTTCCCTATAGTATAAGATATAGCTTTGTGTAATACAATTAGGATTTCtaatcaaaatatgaataaaatagtCACTAGGTAAAACAGTTCTCAACGTCAACACGATCGTGGAGCTGTGCAATCTTTTAGACAGCAATGATCACCACGACTATGAGGTTTTACATGATTAGACCATGTGATTTTTCGAACATCAATGCCCACAAGGCACATTATCGCATAACTCTTTGAATCCAAAGTCCTTATCACCCAGCTGAGCCATGTGTCTTCCTTACATCACAAGCTAGTCCATAGAATTATAACCATTTTAACATGGTTGATTTAAAAAACTATGCCTTTAAAAAGTCAGAagcaaattaatttataactgTAAAgagtaaataaataattaataataacaactcaataaataaataaaaaaagcaaTATAGAGATTCAATAAATAAAAGGCAATAATATGAGATCTTACGCCTGGACTAAGATTAATTGACTTAAACAACTGTGTTTAATATAGAGATATGCCAAATGACATAATTGTTACTCACTAGTAGAATTactaaattcaaaatttattttagatgCATCAACTCGATATAAAATTATTGATATAAAATATGATAGCATTTGagtttttgaaataaattaaattaatgttttatttattttataaaaaatatttttatgaataatatatatattttttaatttttatcaataaaaattatttttttataaaaaatttaattattttttaaaaaaattattttttattttataaattttaataatcttattagagtaagaaaaaaaatatatatatatatattattaatttaatattataactaaatgataaaaatatttttacagaaaatattttttaaaaaatattaatttataaaaatattatttataaaaaaaatatttttatataaaattatttctcACAAAATAAatgaaacataaattaaattaacggCTTCAGAAATTGTATGCAGTTTGGCAGTGAATGGTAATATTGAATTCAGAATCATTTGGGCTTGTAATAGGATTTGCATTTTCATGGGCTTGTAATGGGTTTTGTTGTCATTCAAATTTTCTGGGTCTTGATCTTTTTTTCGGATCTTTTGTCTGATTGTAATGGGTTTCTTAATCATATGAGCTTTGAGCTTTATTTTCTAAAGCCTGATGGCTGAAGATGTAGTTAGTATTCTTGCATGTATGGACTTGTAGATATATTGCCTTTACTATCAATGAAGTCTTTATGTTGGAGGGTTGAGGGATAGGGAAGATTTTTGGGGGTTAAAAATCTTTACAATTTTTAACCCATCAATTTTGATGGGTTGAGGCgagttgaaaattttttattttttaatttcctttattacttatattaattttaaaaaatttttaaaatatctcTTTT contains:
- the LOC110632672 gene encoding ubiquitin-conjugating enzyme E2 7; translation: MASQASLLLQKQLKDLCKNPVDGFSAGLVDENNIFEWSVTIIGPPDTLYEGGFFNAIMSFPSNYPNSPPTVKFTSEIWHPNVYPDGRVCISILHPPGDDPNGYELASERWMPVHTVESIVLSIISMLSSPNDESPANVEAAKEWRERREEFKKKVSRCVRKSQEML